One Felis catus isolate Fca126 chromosome D1, F.catus_Fca126_mat1.0, whole genome shotgun sequence DNA segment encodes these proteins:
- the LOC101088611 gene encoding olfactory receptor 52L1-like translates to MIFVSFLSSFSKPLTMALSNSSWRLLQPSFFLMGIPGLEESQHWIAMPLSVLYLFAVMGNVTIIFIVWTDPSLHQPMYLFLAMLSGIDLVLASSTAPKTLAVLLVHAHEIGYTVCLTQMFFIHAFSSMESGVLVAMALDRYVAICHPLHHSTILHPGIIGRIGMAVLVRGLLLLLPFPILLRRLIFCQATVIGHAYCEHMAVVKLACSETTVNRVYGLVVALLVVGLDVVAIGISYAFILQTVLKVPGGEARLKAFSTCGSHICVILIFYVPGMFSFLTHRFGHHVPHHVHVLLATLYLLVPPALNPLVYGVKTQQIRQRVLRVFSLKGWI, encoded by the coding sequence atgatttttgtttcttttctctcttccttctctaagCCATTGACGATGGCCCTTAGTAATTCCAGCTGGAGGCTACTGCAGCCTTCTTTTTTCCTGATGGGCATCCCCGGTTTAGAGGAAAGCCAGCACTGGATAGCAATGCCGCTGAGTGTCCTTTATCTCTTTGCTGTAATGGGCAATGTCACCATCATCTTTATCGTCTGGACTGACCCATCCTTGCACCAGCCTATGTACCTCTTTCTGGCCATGCTCTCTGGCATTGACCTGGTGCTGGCGTCCTCCACTGCACCCAAAACCCTTGCAGTGCTCCTGGTTCATGCCCATGAGATTGGGTACACTGTCTGCCTGACCCAAATGTTCTTCATCCATGCGTTCTCTTCCATGGAGTCAGGTGTACTTGTGGCCATGGCTCTGGATCGCTATGTAGCCATTTGTCACCCTCTGCACCATTCCACCATCTTGCATCCAGGGATCATAGGGCGCATTGGAATGGCAGTGCTGGTACGAGggttactcctcctcctccccttccctatCCTGTTGCGGAGACTTATCTTCTGCCAGGCCACGGTCATAGGCCATGCCTATTGTGAACATATGGCTGTGGTGAAACTTGCCTGCTCAGAAACCACAGTGAACCGAGTTTATGGGTTGGTAGTGGCCCTGCTTGTGGTTGGGCTAGATGTCGTGGCCATTGGTATTTCCTATGCCTTCATCCTCCAGACAGTGCTGAAAGTACCAGGGGGTGAGGCCCGACTTAAGGCCTTTAGCACATGTGGGTCTCACATTTGTGTCATCCTGATCTTCTATGTTCCTGGAATGTTCTCCTTCCTCACTCACCGCTTTGGCCACCATGTACCCCATCATGTCCATGTTCTTCTGGCCACACTCTACCTCCTCGTGCCACCTGCACTCAATCCTCTTGTCTATGGGGTGAAGACTCAGCAGATCCGCCAGCGAGTACTCAGGGTATTCTCCCTAAAAGGATGGATCTGA